The window CTCGAAAAGCTCACGCTTGCCCTATTCCACACCGCAAGGAAGCTACGAAGGTACTTCCAAGCCCATCCTATCATTGTGTTAACTAACAAGCAAATTAGACAGGTTCTTATGAAGCCAGAAAAGTCGGGCAGAATGGCCAAATGGGCAATAGAGCTCGGGGAATATGACATCGACTTCCAAGCTCGCCATTCAATCAAAGCTCAAGTACTAGCAGACTTCATGGCAGAAACAACGGAGACAGACGAAGAAAACAACTCCACCTTCGCGCAAATTATCACCCCGACTGTTGAAACGAAGGAATGGAAACTGTTCACCGATGGAGCTTCCAGCTCTGATGGCTCAGGGGCAGGACTTATGCTAATCAACCCAGAGGGACAAGAGTTTACTTACACGCTTTGTTTTGAGTTCAGCACAACTAATAACGAAgcataatacgaagctctgctcgcTGGGCTCAGAATAGTAAAGGAGATGAAAATTGAGCACTTACAAGCCTTCGTAGACTCACAACTAGTGGCGAACCAAGTCCTAGGTATCTTCGAAGCAAGACAGCCAATCATACTACTTTATCTGTCAAAGGTCAGGGAACTTGTAGAGAGCTTCAGAAGCTTCACAATAGAGCATGTAAGAAGAAGTCAGAATAAAAAAGCAGATGCTCTGAGCAAATTAGGGTCTATCACCTTCGCACACCTGGCGAAGGAAGTGTTGGTCGAAGTATTAGAAAAAAGGTCCATCGAAGCTCAAGAAGTCCACGACTTAATCATCGAAGAAGAAAACACGTGGATGAAGCCATTAAGGGAATATTTGGAGCTCAGAATCTTACCCGAGGATAAAAAAGAAGCAAAAAAGATCCGGATCAAAGCACCGTCATACAAGATAATGAACGGAGCCTTGTACAGGAAATCTTTCCTCACCTCGTGGCTTCGCTGTGTCGGACCAAACCAAGCTTCGATGATCATCAGAGAAATGCATGAAGGTATCTGTGGACTTCATTCCGGACCAAGGTCAATAGTGGCAAAAATGCTAAGGATGGGGTATTATTGGCCAACCATGCACCAAGATACAGTCACGTTCTTACGAACCTGTGAGCCATGGCAGATCCACGCTAAAGTTCAGAAACAGCCAAAGTAAGACATGATATCGGTGTTATCAGCGTGGCCTTTCTCAAAGTAGGGCATAGATCTAGTAGGTCCACTCACAGAAGCACCAGGAGGTTACAAATGGCTGGTGGTTGCGATAGACTACTTCACCAAGTGGACGGAAGCAAAACCATTAATCACCACGACAGGGAAACAGATAGAAAAGTTTGTTTGGGAACACATCGTGTGTCGGTTTGGCATACCCCAAGAAATTGTTTCGGATAATGGAAAACAATTCGCCGAAGGTATCTTCCCAGGGTTCTGTGAAAAGCTACAGATAAAGCAAACCTTTACTTCCGTTTACCACCCACAAGGGAACGGACAGGTGGAAGTAACCAACAGGGATATCTTAAAAGGTCTCGAGAAACGTTTGGGTAAATGTCACCAAGGATGGATGGAAGAACTCCCCCTGGTCCTGTGGGCTCACCGAACCACACCCAAAAGGAGTAACGAAGAAACCCCTTACAGTTTGGTTTACGGAACTGAGGCGGTATTGCCTGCGGAGATACAAGTATTAACCAACAGGACCGCAAACCTCGAAGAAAATGAGGAGAATCTCCATCTCAATCTTGACCTCATGGAAGAAAGGAGAGAAGCTGCGCTGATTAGAGAAGCAGCATACAAGAAAAATATCGAAAGGTATTACAACAAGCGAGTCAAACCGTCGGTATACAAGGTCGGAGATTATGTCCTAAGGCTCAACAGCACTAGCAAAGTCGAATACGAAGGAAAGATGGGTCCTACTTGGGAAGGTCCGTACGTAATCTCTGAAGCTttcaggaacggttcatacaaGCTCGAAACCAAAAAAGGGAAACAGATCCCCAGAACCTGGAATGGGGTAAACCTTCGAAAGTTCTATTTCTAGATTTCTAGTTGCATGTAAGTGGGAAAATTTGTAATGGGTATTCGAAACTTATACGCTTCCTACCACAAGGAATTTGAATGAAATCCTACTATCTTTTGGAAACATCAATCTTAAGTGTTGTAATACTTATAAAACtttagcaataagcaagaggtaacccaagaggtataccaaagctattgcaagatattcccaagaggaatacttataaaactttagcaataagcaagaggtaacccaagaggtataccgaagctattgcaaaatattcccaagaggaatacttataaaactttagcaataagcaagaggtaacccaagaggtataccaaagctattgcaagatattcccaagaggaatacttataaaactttagcaataagcaagaggtaacccaagaggtataccgaagctattgcaaagaaattcccaagaggaatacttataaaactttagcaataagcaagaggtaacccaagaggtataccgaagctattgcaagatATTCCCAAAAGGAATACCCATAAAACTTTAGCAATAAGCAAAAGGTAACCCAAGAGAttaccgaagctattgcaaagtACCCCCGGAGGGAAAACTTGTCAAATTTAAGAAATATGCGAGAGGGCATATTCTACAAGCAAATAAGTGCTTGCGCTTGAATAAAGGAGGGCCAAACTAAGACAAAGAAAAGGTAATCATAACGCCAAAATAGGTGACCTGCTTAATAAGTAGAGTAACAAGCAAACGGGTACGATAACCCACATAGTACCCAAAGGAGATTGTTTATGGGCAACATAGCCCCAAATCAACAGGCACGCAGACCTGGTAAAAGTACGTTAACATAAAATAATTAGAGTACAGATCATCACATCAAAAGGGGGTCATAACACAAACAAACTGCAAAGATCATTGCTCCGCAACCAAGGCAAGAAGCTCCACAGGCTTAGCAtcagagtgagcagcaacagaggcGACATAATTAAGTTCAGCATCGGCAAAGTGAGTACACGCAGCATCAACGAGGTCTGGAGCCTGATCAGTATACTCTAGATAACTGCTAAGTTCGAGCTTGCCTTGCTGGGACAACTCAGTCAACAATTTACACCTCTCTTCAAGTTTGCTAGCAAGGACAACATCACCAACCAACGCGCTCAACTCTTTGCTACGGATAACCTGCTTGCAAACATGTGGAATAACCTGGGTAATAACAGCAGAATAATCTATCTTCAAACTATCAAACCTCATCTTCTGATCTGCCAGCAATTTTGCTTCCTGACGAAGAACCTTATTCTCCTCCTCTAAGTCAGCTATCCTCTTCTCATCCAGCTTCTTAGCTTCTGCTTCTCCTGCATGCTCAGAATCTCACTCTTGGCTGATTTCACCTCCTCCTCCCAAGATGTGTTCAACAACAATTGTTCCTGTAACTTCTTCACAGACTCCTTGGAAGATGCATTGACATCCCTAAGCTCTTCCACCTCCTTCTCTAAACATATAACATCGCCAGATTTCTGCTTCAAACGAGAAAGGACAAGATGATTATAGATAGCAGAACGATAGTTATGGGCGGTGTAAACATCAATGAGCTTAGAGGTATCCATAAAGGCATCTTCGAATTCAGAAGGAATCATCTCATCGAACACATCAAGACAAGATTCTAAAGAAGGGATAGCAGGAATATCACCTACAAAAGCACATAAATTTGTTCAAGCGAGAAGAGCAGTTAATATAAAAAACGCTAACAAATAAGAAGCTTACCCATGGGAACGTTGTCACCGGAAACTTCAATTTGAGCTTCATCATCGGTATCTTCGTCATGAAGAGCAAACTTAGCCTTCTTCAAGGGGGAACTAGAAACAACCTCTTTCATCTTCCTGGAAATCTTTTGGCGCCTAGAGGCCCTAACAGGAATGCTCTTAGACACGTCAGGTTCTGCATCAACATCAATAGGTTCGTGCTCTGAGGCAACCTTAGCACTGGGTTGCACCTTGGGGGCACTTGACTCCACCTTAGCGCTGGGTTGAACCTTGGGGGCACTTGACTCAGCCACTTTCTCCGGTTTACTGTCCACCTCCATAAAACCAGAACAGGAGGGAGAGCCAAGCTCTTTAACCACAGTACTAGCACGGACAGCTTCGGTCATCTGTTTCACCCCAAAAGATTTAATAACGTTTCGCAAAGACATTTCTGCAAAAGCGAGCAAGGTTAGAAAAAATTAACACAAGAAAGTATAAACAAGGATAAAACCTAAGACATATAGCACCTACCCCGTTCCCCACAAAAGTACACGGGGATAGCTTCACCTTTTTCCCTGGAAGGTGCCATGCCGAGTTTAAAAAGAAGAGAATCCGGAAGAGTTGAAGGAATAATAGGATGACGACAAATCCTACTAAAGAGATGATCATCTTTAGCATCCTCAGGAATAGGATCACTATATTGCTTGGGAACGGTGGCCCATCTGGTGTCAACGACATTAGGATATTTATCCGGAAAGAAAAAAGATTTCTTGATATAAACGAAGGAATCCTTCCAATTCCTTACATCAGGAATGGAAGAAGCAAAACACATTGGAGTATCAGTCAAGCTACCCCTCTTTTTGCGGCGCTTGGCAATGGTAACCCAATTCCCAGCGTCACCAGTTTGAAAGAAACAGCGAAACAAGTCAGCTGAGGGCTGACCGCCATAAGCTTTGCACATATATTCAAAAGCCAAGATCTTTTTAACGGCGAGGGGGTGGACAATCGAAACATGGACTTTGAAGTAATCAAGAACACTAAGAAAGAATGATGAAATGGGAATCCCAAGGTTGCACTCTGTAAATGATTGCGTGTACATTCCGACGTAATCTGCTGAAAAATCTTGCATGAACTTACCAGATTCCGGCAAAATCATGTCGTCTCCTTTGAGACCTAGGCTTTTACAGAGGTGTTTTAAACGCTCAGGGGTCACGGCACTAGAAATCGATCGAAGCCCTACTTTAGCCATAACAAAATAACAAAAAAGACAACAAGATGGGGAGCAATACCTTTTTTGAGAAATAGGAAGTATGATCGGACGATGAAAAATagcaaaagaaaaagaaaagggaaaaATGAAAGAGAAAATTAAGAGATTAACTTTTTATTACCCTTGAGCAGCAACCGTCAAATCAATTACAGAATTACTTCGGTAACCGCACCAGGAAATTACCATTTCACCCTTCAACCCTATTTTAACAGTAAAGAATTCGTAGGGGCAGAAATGTAATCGCATCCGGGTAATTAATTGCAAGGATAAGAGGCGTCAAATCAAGCTATCATGTGGCAGATTGAGTTTAATTCAACATAGCTTGGTTAAAAAGCTTCGTAAAAttaaactggggggcttgatagtgtatCCCCCCGTCAAGACACACAAAGTTACGCTAACGAAGGTATCACGCCTAACGATGATAGATGACATAAGGTTGGATCACAAGAACGCATATGTCAAATACAAACTAAAGGCGGGATATCCTTGAAATCAAATAATGGCGCTCAAAGGACAGAAGAAGAATGCCATCAAATAAGAATCCCAATATTCAGAGTTGGTACAAATCCACTTCCGTCATACGAAGCAATCGTAACGAAGGAAAGTATTGACGAAGGGATCACGGTTACCAATGGACAAGGACCTCTCCTAAGGTCACGAGATCACCTAGACTGAAGGAGAGGAGTTAACGGGTTGACCAAACTCGTTACCACTAACATccaaatgacaaaagaggaatgCTGCAGGCTAACTTTCTTGGACCACCAGAGATTACAGTCAGCCGAAGGGAAAGTCCCCTTTGTCTCATCAGAGATTGCCTCGAAGACTGAATCTACCTAGAAAACTGATGACAAGGCTATTATCTAACTCTATATAAAGGGAGCATGATCCTTGGACAAGAGATACACACTCAGTCATAATCACTCATACACAAACACTCTTAATGAGTTACCTCcgtatcttggtggcgtaaagtacgATACCTTCGTACTACCTTCGGAGAATCGCTAACAAGCATACATCCACCATCATATCACCCCATATCGTCCATTTAGTGATCAGATCCCAACTTCCTTGTTTAGCTAACAAGGTGtgccaagaattgtacaaacatTTAGCGTATAGTTTTAGGCCCAATGAGCATATTAGTCTAGATGGACTTTGCATGTCGTTCTCCTTAGTTTAGTTATTATTTATATCGCTAAGTTGTAAGTTATTCTAACTcattaatagataaaaataatgatgataataaaataatgGGAGATGATGACTAGTATTTTATTTAAATCATGTTGAAATTTCATCTAGGTGAATCATAGGGAAGAAGTATATACGTATTTGGTCCTACAAATAAGTTGTCAAAGCCAGGTTACTTAACAGCGTTATCAAAACATCCAATATTTATAGTCTTCCCACTACAATATTTATAGTCTTAACACCATTTCATTAATTAATCAATCTCTTAAGGTTTAAATTCCTTAACAAACAATGAACACACAACAATCAATCAAAAACCAAACCCATGGTTCAATCACACTTTCAAACCACCTGCTCAACAAATCCCACAACTCGAACATTGTTTTCTCTCCGCTTTCAATCCATATCGTTCTTAACTTGATCACGGCTGGTTCCAAAGGCCAAACACGTGACCAGTTGCTATCTTTTTTGAAAGCGAAAAACATTGATGAACTCAATGCTCTCTCTTCACAGCTTGTGTCCATGATCATGGTAGATGGTAGCCCAGTTGGTGGGCCACGGTTGTCCTTTGCTAATGGGGTTTGGGTTGAGCAAAGTGTTTCTCTTAAACCTTCGTTTAAACAGGTTGTCGAAACTGTTCATAAAGCTGCTTGTAATCAAGTCGATTTCCAAACCAGGGTCAGTTCCATTTTACTcgcatttgtttctttattttttttgaaTGTATAAATTCTCTATACTTAGTTTCATTCCTGCTCAAAATAATCAAACTCGTAAAAGTAGAATTGTAATAACAGAAATGTGTGgtaaaataaaatttaataataatctataaAGCACCAGATCAATAATTAATTATGTGAGTTTGTTCCTCATAGTCATGCTAATTACTGACCAAAGGGCAATTGGCGTAGCGTTATTGAAGTAACTCATCAACTTTAAAGTCATGAGTTTGAGTCCCGTGGTGGACTATTTGTAATGATAAGATCGCATAGCCCAATAACATGTCTTATAATATAAGGCCAATAGTCCATCCTCTTCTAAAATCAATTGGTTATAGAGGAACTTCCCCttaaacttatatacatacatttgttttgtcatGTGACCGATGTGGAACTTTGGTTTGCACCccaacaaacctcccctcaaacccaagttCATAGCCATAGGGCCTCCCCTCCAACGATAGTTCGGTCCAACCTTTATCGCCGCAACCTCGAAACTCTCTACCTGATTGGGTCTAGGATTAGGGAGATTTCAGTACAAGGCTCCAGGAGCGATTCATCGTCGCCAGGGTGCGCACAGATGCGCTGAGAGGTGCGCCACCTGCACTTTCCACCACATCCGAGCTATAGACTGGCTCTGATACCACCGATAGGATCGCATAACCCAACAACATGTCCTATaaaagtccatccttttctaaaactaaTTGGTGATAGAGAGAATTCCCCTTAAACCTATATaaatacatttgttttgtcccatggCCGATGTGGGGCTTTGGTTTGCACTCCAAGATGTAAATGAGTGCATGTGTTTGCCGTTCTAAATAAAGTCTATTAATTAAAGCAAAAATAAATGCATTTAAACATCCATAAAAGTACCCAAATAGTCCCGACCAGTCCTGACTAGGTGCGATTTTGAAGTACTTTGACAGGACCTGGACTAGTCTACGACTTGGTCAATTTAATCGGTCAATATTGTTAAAATTTCAATTTAGTTGGTTAATTTCGGATTGATACTATAAGAGTAAGTAAAATAAAGAAGTCAAAATTTAGTCAACGTCCAACTAGTCTCTGACTAGTCTGCGACAACTTGACCTATTCATTTCTAAATGTTCCCGACTAGTAACGTTTATAACCAGGAAACATTTGCCTTACTTGTATAGTGATAGCTAATAGTTGCATGTACGTTTTTGATTATTATTGAAGGCTGATGAGATAGCTAAAGAAGTGAATTTGTGGGCGAAAAACAAGACTAATGGCCTCATTAAAGACGTCCTTCCTGCTAGCGCGCTTAACAACTCTACGAGGCTAATATTTGCAAATGCAATCTATTTTAAGGGGGCCTGGTGTGAGAAGTTTTACGAGTCAAAGACTAAAGACTTTGACTTCCACCTTCTTGATGGTAGCAAAGTTTTAGTACCGTTCATGACTACCAAGAAAAAACAGTTCTTGTGTAAATATGATAATTTCAAAGTATTGGCTCTTCCATATGAAAATGGTAAAGATAAACGGCGTTTCACAATGTACATCTACCTCCCAGATGCAAAAGACAGCCTCCCATCTTTGATACAGAAATTCGGTTCACGATGTAACTTCTTGGAGCGTTACATTCCACATCGAAAAGAAGATGTTGGGCAGTTTTTGATCCCAAAGTTTAAGATCTCATTTGGGTTTGAAGCTTCCGAGACGCTGAAAGAATTAGGCCTCTTGATACCTTTTGGTGGCACGGAAGGTTTAAGTGAAATGGTCAACACTTACGTGGAAGAAAAGTTATATGTTTCGAGCATTCAACATAAATCTTTTGTGGAGGTGAATAAAGAAGGTACGGAAGCCGCAACAGTCACTGGAGCTGTTTGGATGTTGTGTTCCTTGGAAGAGACTTTCACTAAGGTTAACTTTGTGGCAGATCATCCGTTTTTGTTCGTGATTAAAGAAGATACGAGTGGAGCCGTGCTGTTTATGGGTCAGGTGGTTGACCCAACTATCAAGTGATCCGGTTGTTGACATCTTTGTATGTTGTCTATTGATTAAGCCAAAAGTGAATTGAGTGCGACTTGTGTGGTGAAGCACTTCTTTATACTATGATAACCACGCACACTCGTTGTAACAATTCTCATCGAGCATGGTAAGTAAGCGATGCGAGGTAACGCACAAAAGGTTCTCACAAGTCACTTTTGGCTTAATCATGTTTAATGTTTGtactgtgaaaggacccgttcatatcgattataaacgattcacaatagttgattacatcgcgagcatctgacctctatatgatacgttttacaaacattgcattcgtttttaaaagacaaactttcacttccacgaaagttgacaggcatgcataccattacatagtatatctaaactataaatgacttaataataatcttgttgaactcaatgactcgaatgcaacgtcttttgaaatatgccatgaatgactccaagtaatatctctaaattgagcaaatgcacagcggaagatttctttcatacctgagaataaacgtgctttcaagtgtcaaccaaaaggttggtgagttcattaatttatcataaacaatcatctcatatcaggcattttgcacaaactgcatagagataaaaatcattcatatggtgaacacctggtaatcgacattaacaaaacgcgtctagaatatccccatcattccgggactctcatcggacatgataaaatcgaagtagtaaagcatccgtaactcggatggggtttgttaggcccaatagatctatctttaggattcgtgtcaattagggtgtctgttccctaattcttagattactagactaaaaagggtgatattcgattcgataatccaaccatagaatgtagtttcgattacttgtgtctatttcataaaacatttataaaagcaacgcatgtattctcagtcccaaaaatatatattgcaaaagcatttaaaaagggagcaaatgaaaactcacgatacgatattttgtagtataaatatgcaTACAGCGGAATtgtacaatgcagggttggtctcggattcacgaacctatatcatttatatatacattaacacatata of the Rutidosis leptorrhynchoides isolate AG116_Rl617_1_P2 chromosome 5, CSIRO_AGI_Rlap_v1, whole genome shotgun sequence genome contains:
- the LOC139848675 gene encoding serpin-ZX-like; amino-acid sequence: MNTQQSIKNQTHGSITLSNHLLNKSHNSNIVFSPLSIHIVLNLITAGSKGQTRDQLLSFLKAKNIDELNALSSQLVSMIMVDGSPVGGPRLSFANGVWVEQSVSLKPSFKQVVETVHKAACNQVDFQTRADEIAKEVNLWAKNKTNGLIKDVLPASALNNSTRLIFANAIYFKGAWCEKFYESKTKDFDFHLLDGSKVLVPFMTTKKKQFLCKYDNFKVLALPYENGKDKRRFTMYIYLPDAKDSLPSLIQKFGSRCNFLERYIPHRKEDVGQFLIPKFKISFGFEASETLKELGLLIPFGGTEGLSEMVNTYVEEKLYVSSIQHKSFVEVNKEGTEAATVTGAVWMLCSLEETFTKVNFVADHPFLFVIKEDTSGAVLFMGQVVDPTIK